The Methanocaldococcus jannaschii DSM 2661 genome has a segment encoding these proteins:
- a CDS encoding DUF356 domain-containing protein, whose protein sequence is MTILLIRGDSYEKLKNALADVDRHAELTIIGKPKIIVPEAADEILSHILGEVKKPCKTACLAKIAEKAPKAIDRIRKIHPPAHIVVISERYGDIYYKLLDDFPKLPVLKGYYKSKKKDKKKKK, encoded by the coding sequence ATGACGATATTGCTAATCAGAGGAGATAGTTATGAAAAATTAAAGAATGCCTTAGCTGATGTTGATAGGCATGCAGAGCTAACAATTATTGGAAAGCCAAAAATTATTGTTCCAGAAGCTGCAGATGAAATATTAAGTCATATATTGGGGGAAGTTAAAAAACCATGTAAAACTGCATGCTTAGCAAAGATTGCTGAAAAAGCACCAAAAGCAATAGATAGAATTAGAAAAATTCATCCACCTGCTCATATTGTTGTGATTAGTGAGAGATATGGTGACATATATTATAAGTTATTGGACGACTTCCCAAAACTTCCAGTGTTAAAGGGCTATTACAAATCTAAGAAAAAAGATAAGAAGAAAAAGAAGTAA
- a CDS encoding S-layer protein has product MKRTLLLILLLVISVSYALPIEPIIYVNKSTVDYQNAKILMDNFYSSREININGDNVTIVINDIMYIPSIDELEIKNGDKNLIIKFDRDGNKVKYKDIECIEYLNLKKGEEISLFNKSYIVEDITSNYVILKEKDGKEVLTNESFEYDGYKVVVKLVSSDLNTIIVDIYKNEKVLDSPKLTKGKIYYMKGGTLGLMYENCTRIGKGYRFTFRVYSTIKIEEGEDYPLDKEFKVKEISTDKIKLEYKNIDSLGNEIYLFNYTIIPEKCYKDYVLFKVIKRKEKTVDVKDVAYIGDGIYAVKVNNTVHVFYKGKELKNHEKIYLGSVDVYSSNPLNVNKDIILIGGPKVNKIVKELEDKGLLKVNISTNYPGNNRGIILKIKNPYNDNNIYILAGSDRWGTKAAILVFLTKYNDEDTLMVEWDKGEIKIIK; this is encoded by the coding sequence GTGAAGAGGACACTTTTACTTATACTCTTATTGGTTATAAGTGTTAGCTATGCTCTACCTATAGAGCCAATAATCTATGTAAATAAATCCACGGTAGATTATCAAAATGCAAAAATTTTGATGGACAATTTTTACTCATCAAGAGAGATAAATATCAATGGAGATAATGTAACAATTGTTATTAACGATATTATGTATATTCCATCTATAGATGAACTTGAAATTAAAAATGGAGATAAAAATCTTATTATAAAATTTGATAGAGACGGAAACAAAGTGAAATATAAAGATATTGAGTGTATTGAATATTTAAACCTTAAAAAGGGAGAAGAAATAAGCTTATTCAATAAAAGCTACATAGTTGAAGATATTACTTCAAATTATGTAATATTAAAAGAAAAAGATGGAAAGGAAGTATTGACAAATGAATCATTTGAATACGATGGATATAAAGTTGTTGTAAAGTTGGTTTCCTCTGATTTAAATACTATAATTGTTGATATATACAAAAATGAGAAAGTTTTGGATTCTCCTAAATTAACTAAGGGAAAGATTTATTATATGAAAGGAGGAACCTTAGGGTTAATGTATGAAAATTGCACAAGGATTGGCAAAGGTTATAGATTTACTTTTAGAGTATATTCTACAATAAAAATTGAAGAAGGGGAAGATTACCCATTAGATAAAGAGTTTAAAGTTAAAGAAATAAGCACTGATAAAATAAAACTTGAGTATAAAAATATAGATAGTTTAGGAAATGAAATATACTTGTTTAATTACACCATAATACCTGAAAAGTGTTACAAAGATTATGTTCTCTTTAAAGTTATAAAAAGGAAAGAAAAAACCGTAGATGTTAAAGATGTTGCATATATAGGGGATGGAATTTATGCTGTAAAGGTAAATAATACCGTTCATGTATTCTATAAAGGAAAAGAACTCAAAAATCATGAAAAGATTTATCTTGGTTCGGTAGATGTATATAGTTCTAATCCTTTAAATGTTAATAAGGACATAATTCTAATTGGAGGTCCAAAAGTTAATAAAATCGTTAAAGAACTTGAAGATAAAGGTTTATTGAAAGTAAATATCTCTACCAATTATCCGGGAAACAATAGAGGAATCATACTAAAAATAAAAAACCCATATAATGATAACAACATCTATATATTAGCCGGTTCTGATAGATGGGGAACAAAAGCGGCGATATTAGTATTTTTAACAAAATATAATGATGAAGATACATTGATGGTAGAGTGGGACAAAGGAGAGATAAAAATTATTAAATAA
- a CDS encoding pyridoxal-phosphate-dependent aminotransferase family protein, whose product MKIDAVKKLLMIPGPTMVPPEVLNAMALPVIGHRTKDYSNLLEDTIEKLKKVFITENDTFLITGSGTAAMDMAISNIIKRGDKVLNIVTGNFGERFANIVKAYKGEAIRLDVEWGDMAEPEAVKEILDKYDDIKAVTVVHNETSTGARNPIKEIGEVVKDYDALYIVDTVSSLGGDYVNVDKFHIDICVTGSQKCLAAPPGLAAITVSEKAWEVIKKNDDKVGFYLDLLAYKKYYEEKKQTPYTPSVNLTYALNVALDLVLEEGIENRVKRHERLAKATRAGLEAMGIELFAKERARSVTVTSAKYPEGIEDSKFRGILSNKYNIVVAGGQKHLAGKIFRIGHMGICGEKEVLATLACVELALKELGFEVKESGVEVAKEVLLKE is encoded by the coding sequence ATGAAAATAGATGCAGTTAAAAAGCTATTGATGATTCCAGGGCCTACAATGGTTCCACCAGAGGTTTTAAATGCAATGGCATTGCCAGTTATTGGACATAGGACAAAGGATTACAGCAACTTATTGGAAGACACAATAGAAAAATTAAAAAAAGTATTCATAACTGAAAACGATACATTCTTAATTACTGGTTCAGGAACAGCAGCAATGGATATGGCAATATCAAACATAATAAAAAGAGGAGATAAGGTTTTAAACATTGTTACAGGAAACTTTGGAGAGAGATTTGCAAATATAGTTAAAGCATACAAAGGAGAGGCAATTAGATTAGATGTAGAATGGGGAGATATGGCAGAGCCAGAGGCAGTTAAAGAGATATTGGACAAATATGATGACATCAAAGCAGTTACAGTAGTGCATAATGAAACATCAACAGGGGCAAGAAACCCAATAAAAGAGATTGGAGAGGTTGTTAAGGACTATGATGCTTTATACATTGTTGATACTGTCTCATCATTAGGAGGAGATTATGTAAATGTTGATAAATTCCACATAGATATCTGTGTTACTGGTTCTCAAAAATGTTTGGCAGCTCCACCAGGATTGGCTGCAATAACAGTCAGTGAAAAGGCATGGGAAGTTATTAAGAAGAATGATGACAAAGTTGGTTTCTACTTAGATTTATTGGCTTATAAAAAATACTATGAAGAGAAAAAACAAACCCCATACACACCATCAGTTAATTTAACCTATGCCTTAAATGTTGCATTAGATTTAGTTTTAGAGGAAGGAATCGAGAATAGGGTTAAAAGACATGAGAGATTAGCAAAAGCAACAAGGGCTGGTTTGGAGGCAATGGGAATAGAGTTGTTTGCCAAGGAGAGGGCAAGGTCAGTAACAGTTACATCAGCAAAATATCCAGAAGGCATTGAAGATAGCAAATTTAGAGGTATATTAAGCAACAAATACAACATAGTTGTTGCTGGTGGGCAGAAGCACTTAGCTGGAAAGATATTCAGAATTGGACACATGGGAATCTGTGGAGAGAAAGAAGTTTTAGCAACACTTGCTTGTGTAGAATTGGCTTTAAAAGAGCTTGGATTTGAAGTTAAAGAGAGTGGAGTAGAGGTAGCAAAAGAAGTTCTATTGAAAGAATAG
- a CDS encoding nucleotidyltransferase family protein yields the protein MLIGEIMDLNLKNFLEDREEIIRDAKRKDEKSFKDFKKIVEEIKERENKDKIVCDFTEYNPLHKGHKYALEKGKEHGIFISVLPGPLERSGRGIPYFLNRYIRAEMAIRAGADIVVEGPPMGIMGSGQYMRCLIKMFYSLGAEIIPRGYIPEKTMEKVIDCINKGYHIQVKPYKIICIETGEILGEKLNIDNYVIASMSQMIYKLNREGLKFNPKFVFVKRLEGISGTKIREAIFSGKFEDIKNMLPKTTLSILKELYDNGKLNELILKRFEDRILETANEYDLYEYLPSNVAEILEKKRPFNNIEEIKNSLPYGFSRHFRERILSKLEARIPNETLSKYINNYPAKIKILAVKL from the coding sequence ATGCTCATTGGTGAAATTATGGATTTAAATTTAAAAAATTTTTTGGAAGATAGAGAGGAAATAATTAGAGATGCTAAAAGGAAAGATGAAAAATCCTTCAAAGATTTTAAGAAAATAGTTGAAGAAATAAAAGAAAGAGAAAATAAAGATAAAATCGTCTGCGATTTTACTGAATACAACCCATTGCATAAAGGGCATAAATATGCATTAGAAAAAGGAAAAGAGCATGGAATTTTTATCAGTGTATTGCCCGGCCCTTTAGAAAGGAGTGGAAGGGGAATTCCTTATTTTTTAAACAGATACATAAGGGCAGAGATGGCAATAAGAGCTGGGGCTGATATTGTCGTTGAAGGCCCACCTATGGGAATTATGGGCTCTGGGCAGTATATGAGATGCCTAATAAAGATGTTTTATAGCTTAGGAGCTGAGATAATCCCAAGGGGCTATATTCCAGAAAAAACCATGGAAAAGGTTATAGATTGCATAAATAAGGGCTATCATATTCAAGTTAAGCCCTATAAAATTATCTGTATAGAGACAGGGGAGATTTTAGGAGAGAAGTTAAATATAGACAACTATGTCATTGCTTCAATGTCTCAGATGATTTATAAACTGAATAGAGAGGGCTTAAAATTTAACCCGAAATTTGTTTTTGTAAAGAGGTTAGAGGGAATTAGTGGAACTAAGATTAGAGAAGCAATATTCAGTGGAAAGTTTGAAGATATTAAAAATATGCTTCCAAAAACAACATTAAGTATTTTAAAAGAACTCTATGATAATGGAAAGCTCAATGAATTGATATTGAAAAGATTTGAAGATAGAATTTTAGAAACAGCGAATGAGTATGATTTATATGAATATTTGCCAAGTAATGTTGCTGAAATTTTAGAGAAGAAAAGACCATTTAACAATATAGAGGAGATAAAAAACTCTCTACCTTATGGATTTTCAAGGCATTTTAGGGAGAGGATTTTATCTAAATTAGAGGCAAGGATTCCAAATGAAACTTTATCAAAATATATAAATAACTATCCTGCAAAGATAAAAATACTTGCAGTGAAACTTTAA
- the pfdA gene encoding prefoldin subunit alpha encodes MAEDLRQKAMALEIYNQQLQMIQSEITSIRALKSEIMNSIKTIENIKADEETLIPVGPGVFLKAKIVDDKALIGVKSDIYVEKSFNEVIEDLKKSVEDLDKAEKEGMKKAEELAKAITALRKELQTEIQKAQQAQDKKQ; translated from the coding sequence ATGGCTGAAGATTTAAGACAGAAAGCAATGGCCTTAGAAATATACAACCAACAATTACAAATGATTCAAAGTGAAATTACTTCAATAAGAGCGTTAAAATCTGAAATAATGAATTCAATTAAAACAATTGAAAATATAAAGGCAGATGAAGAGACATTAATCCCAGTAGGTCCTGGAGTGTTTTTAAAGGCAAAAATTGTTGATGATAAGGCATTAATTGGAGTAAAGTCAGATATTTATGTTGAAAAATCATTTAATGAAGTTATTGAGGATTTAAAAAAGTCAGTTGAAGATTTAGATAAAGCTGAAAAAGAAGGCATGAAGAAAGCTGAGGAATTAGCTAAAGCAATAACTGCATTAAGAAAAGAATTACAAACAGAGATACAAAAAGCTCAACAAGCTCAAGATAAGAAACAATAA
- the hisC gene encoding histidinol-phosphate transaminase encodes MIENKVRDVVKKLKPYVPGKSKEEIARAYGIKPEDIIKLGSNENPWGPSPKIKEKILDEIDKIHQYPEPVNPILMKELSKFLNVDEENIIVGGDGADEIIDTIFRTFVDDGDEVIIPIPTFTQYRVSATIHNAKIKYAKYDKEKDFKLNVESVLNNITDKTKVIFLCTPNNPTGNIIENRDVERVINETDALVVIDHAYIEYAKKEYDWTQKAPEYDNVIVLRTFSKVFGLAGMRVGYGVANKKIIDYMMRVKPIFSLTRLSQVCAITALRDREFFERCVRDGIKSREMLYNGLKKFKDIKVYPSEANYLLVELKTMKAKEFCEELLKRGVIVRDCTSFDGLGDNYVRVSIGTFEEVERFLKILEEIIS; translated from the coding sequence ATGATAGAAAATAAAGTAAGAGACGTTGTTAAAAAATTAAAGCCCTATGTTCCAGGAAAATCAAAAGAAGAGATAGCAAGGGCTTACGGAATAAAACCAGAGGACATTATAAAACTTGGTTCTAATGAAAATCCTTGGGGACCATCTCCAAAAATAAAAGAAAAAATTTTAGATGAAATTGACAAAATTCACCAATATCCAGAGCCAGTAAATCCAATTTTAATGAAAGAGTTAAGCAAATTTTTGAATGTTGATGAGGAAAACATAATTGTTGGAGGAGATGGAGCTGATGAGATTATAGACACAATATTTAGAACGTTTGTTGATGATGGAGATGAGGTTATAATTCCAATTCCAACATTTACCCAATATAGAGTTTCAGCAACAATCCACAATGCTAAAATAAAATATGCTAAATATGATAAGGAGAAAGACTTTAAATTGAATGTTGAAAGTGTCTTAAATAATATAACAGATAAAACGAAGGTTATTTTCCTCTGCACTCCAAATAATCCAACAGGAAATATAATAGAAAATAGAGATGTAGAGAGGGTTATCAATGAAACAGACGCTTTAGTTGTTATTGACCATGCATACATTGAGTATGCTAAAAAAGAATATGATTGGACTCAAAAAGCCCCTGAATATGATAATGTTATTGTTTTAAGAACCTTTTCAAAGGTCTTTGGTTTAGCAGGAATGAGGGTTGGTTATGGTGTTGCAAATAAAAAAATCATAGATTATATGATGAGAGTTAAGCCAATATTTAGCTTAACAAGGTTAAGTCAAGTTTGTGCCATAACTGCATTAAGAGATAGAGAATTCTTTGAAAGATGTGTTAGAGATGGAATTAAAAGTAGAGAGATGCTCTACAATGGATTGAAGAAGTTTAAGGATATTAAAGTTTATCCTTCAGAAGCTAATTATCTATTGGTTGAATTAAAAACAATGAAAGCAAAAGAATTTTGTGAGGAACTATTAAAAAGAGGTGTTATTGTTAGAGATTGCACATCCTTTGATGGTTTAGGGGATAATTATGTTAGAGTATCAATAGGGACGTTTGAAGAGGTTGAAAGGTTTTTAAAGATTTTGGAGGAGATTATAAGCTAA
- the fsa gene encoding fructose-6-phosphate aldolase gives MKFFLDTANVEEIKKYAELGLVDGVTTNPTLVAKEGRDFYEVVKEICEIVEGPVSAEVISTDAEGMVKEARELAKLADNIVIKIPMTKDGMKAVKILSAEGIKTNVTLVFSPLQALVAAKAGATYVSPFVGRLDDIGHVGMKLIEDVVKIYKNYDIKTEVIVASVRHPWHVLEAAKIGADIATMPPAVMDKLFNHPLTDIGLERFLKDWDEYLKSRK, from the coding sequence ATGAAATTCTTCTTAGACACTGCAAATGTTGAAGAGATTAAAAAATATGCTGAGCTTGGATTAGTAGATGGGGTTACAACAAACCCAACATTGGTAGCTAAGGAAGGAAGAGATTTCTATGAAGTTGTTAAAGAAATCTGTGAAATTGTTGAAGGTCCAGTAAGTGCTGAGGTTATCTCAACAGATGCTGAGGGAATGGTTAAAGAGGCAAGAGAATTGGCAAAATTAGCAGATAACATAGTTATAAAAATCCCAATGACAAAAGATGGAATGAAGGCAGTTAAAATATTATCAGCTGAAGGAATAAAAACAAATGTAACATTAGTTTTCTCTCCATTACAGGCTTTAGTTGCTGCTAAGGCAGGGGCTACCTATGTATCACCATTCGTTGGAAGGTTAGATGACATTGGACACGTTGGGATGAAGTTAATTGAGGATGTTGTAAAGATATACAAAAACTACGATATTAAGACTGAAGTTATAGTTGCTTCAGTTAGACACCCATGGCATGTTTTAGAGGCGGCAAAAATAGGAGCAGATATTGCAACAATGCCACCAGCAGTTATGGACAAGCTATTCAATCACCCATTAACAGACATTGGTTTGGAGAGATTCTTAAAAGATTGGGATGAATACTTAAAGAGTAGAAAATAA
- the ileS gene encoding isoleucine--tRNA ligase: MKKVEPVNFRELDKKIKKFWEENDIYQKVKKKNERNKEFYFVDGPPYCSGAIHLGTAWNKIIKDTYLRFKRMQGYNVLDKAGWDMHGLPIEVKVENEFGIKNKKEIETKIGVKQFIEKCKEFALKHKEIMEKQFKNLGVWLDWENAYMPITKEYMEIGWWTLKVAHEKGLLTRDLRVVYWCPRCETALAEHEVRGEYKEVYDPSVYVKFRLANEENTYIVIWTTTPWTLVANLAVTVHPDYDYAYVEVEFDDKKEVWIIAEKLVEEVINKAKKFHNIKNYKIIKKVKGKELEGIKYIHPLLEENERQKEFAELENAHTVILGEHVTLEGGTGLVHTAPGHGEEDFEVGKKYNLPIYSPIDDEGKYVEGKWKGVFVKDADAEIIETLKNKGLLVYAGKIKHSYPHCWRCKTPLLFRATEQWFLEISKIKDNIIEHAKTVQWIPHWVETRYINGVKFVGDWNISRQRYWGIPIPVWVCEKCGKYIVVGSVEELEEKMINKDEVGEINDLHKPTVDKIKLRCECGGEMKRVPDVLDVWFDSGLAPYASIGVKELKKADFITEGHDQVTKWFYSQHALSAIVFNDIPYKKCLMHGFTLDEHGDKMSKSLGNVVNPDDVVEKYGADLLRFYLLSANKVWEDLRFVWSEMDDVLSLFNTLWNAYMFAVNYMVLDNFKPDEKYFEYLKDEDRWIVSRINSVAKIAIENLEVPYFHTYTWTLKDFILNDLSRWYIRLIRDRTWKEKDDADKLAAYQTLYYVLLKLATILAPVAPHTAEAIYQNLKTEDMEESIFMNKIEVDEEFIDEELERDMAIVRDVVDAIYRGRDRIKYTLRYPLKEITIAGGEEVKKAVERFEYIIKEQGNVKNIKFGEVEGSKYIIKPNYRELGKRYRSEVPKVVEALNKADAKELMERLKEGAVILDGYEIKPEYVEIRLEIPEHIAGVEFSKGTVFINTEITDDLIKEGLMREVIRRIQAMRKDMDLDIEEKIKIKVEGIDLDEFKEIIEREVRGQFVDEIKADYEKDWEIKTPNGEKYNVKIAIERINK; the protein is encoded by the coding sequence ATGAAAAAAGTAGAGCCTGTTAATTTTAGAGAGTTGGATAAGAAGATAAAAAAGTTCTGGGAAGAGAATGACATATATCAAAAAGTAAAGAAAAAGAATGAAAGAAATAAGGAATTTTATTTTGTTGATGGTCCTCCATACTGTTCTGGAGCTATACACTTAGGGACTGCATGGAATAAGATAATTAAAGACACTTATCTAAGATTTAAGAGAATGCAAGGTTATAATGTTTTGGATAAAGCTGGATGGGACATGCATGGATTGCCAATAGAAGTTAAAGTTGAAAATGAATTTGGAATAAAGAACAAGAAAGAGATAGAAACAAAAATTGGAGTAAAGCAATTTATAGAAAAGTGTAAAGAATTCGCTTTAAAACATAAGGAAATTATGGAAAAGCAATTTAAAAACTTAGGAGTTTGGTTAGATTGGGAAAACGCCTATATGCCAATAACTAAGGAATATATGGAAATTGGATGGTGGACATTAAAGGTTGCTCATGAGAAGGGATTATTAACAAGAGATTTAAGGGTTGTCTATTGGTGTCCAAGATGTGAAACTGCCTTAGCGGAGCATGAGGTTAGAGGAGAGTATAAGGAAGTTTATGACCCATCCGTTTATGTAAAATTCAGATTAGCAAATGAAGAAAACACATACATTGTTATTTGGACAACAACACCATGGACTTTAGTTGCTAACTTGGCTGTTACTGTCCATCCAGATTATGACTATGCATATGTAGAAGTTGAATTTGATGACAAAAAAGAGGTTTGGATTATTGCTGAAAAGTTAGTTGAGGAAGTTATAAACAAAGCTAAAAAATTCCATAACATCAAAAACTACAAAATAATCAAAAAAGTTAAAGGAAAAGAATTGGAAGGTATAAAATATATTCATCCATTATTAGAAGAGAATGAGAGACAGAAAGAATTTGCAGAATTAGAAAATGCTCATACAGTTATTTTAGGAGAGCATGTAACCTTAGAGGGAGGAACTGGGTTGGTTCATACTGCCCCAGGACACGGGGAAGAGGACTTTGAAGTTGGTAAAAAATACAATTTGCCAATCTATTCACCAATAGACGATGAAGGTAAATATGTAGAAGGAAAATGGAAGGGCGTTTTTGTTAAAGATGCGGATGCTGAAATAATTGAAACCCTAAAAAACAAAGGATTGTTAGTTTATGCTGGAAAGATAAAACACAGCTATCCACACTGTTGGAGATGTAAAACTCCTCTATTATTTAGAGCTACAGAGCAGTGGTTCTTAGAGATATCAAAGATTAAAGATAACATTATAGAGCATGCTAAAACAGTTCAGTGGATACCACACTGGGTTGAAACAAGATATATAAATGGAGTTAAGTTCGTTGGAGACTGGAATATAAGTAGGCAGAGATACTGGGGAATCCCTATTCCAGTATGGGTGTGTGAGAAGTGTGGAAAATACATTGTTGTAGGAAGTGTTGAAGAATTAGAAGAGAAGATGATAAATAAAGATGAAGTTGGAGAGATTAATGATTTACACAAACCAACAGTTGATAAAATAAAGCTGAGATGTGAATGTGGAGGAGAAATGAAAAGAGTTCCAGATGTCTTAGATGTTTGGTTTGACTCTGGTTTAGCTCCTTATGCTTCAATTGGAGTAAAAGAGCTTAAAAAAGCAGACTTTATAACAGAGGGACATGACCAAGTTACTAAATGGTTTTATTCACAGCATGCACTCTCAGCAATAGTATTTAACGATATTCCATACAAAAAGTGTTTAATGCATGGCTTCACTTTAGATGAGCATGGAGACAAGATGAGTAAGAGTTTGGGTAATGTAGTTAATCCAGATGATGTCGTTGAAAAGTATGGGGCTGATTTATTAAGGTTTTATTTATTGAGTGCAAATAAGGTTTGGGAAGATTTAAGGTTTGTATGGAGTGAGATGGATGATGTTTTAAGCTTATTCAACACTTTATGGAACGCCTATATGTTTGCTGTAAATTACATGGTGTTAGATAACTTTAAACCAGATGAAAAATACTTTGAATATTTAAAAGATGAGGATAGATGGATTGTAAGCAGAATAAACAGTGTTGCTAAGATAGCAATTGAAAATCTTGAAGTCCCATACTTCCACACATACACTTGGACATTAAAGGATTTCATATTAAATGACTTAAGTAGATGGTATATTAGGTTGATTAGAGACAGAACATGGAAAGAGAAGGATGACGCTGATAAATTAGCAGCATATCAAACACTCTACTATGTCTTATTAAAGTTAGCTACAATATTGGCTCCAGTAGCTCCACATACTGCTGAGGCAATATATCAAAACCTAAAAACAGAAGATATGGAAGAAAGTATCTTCATGAATAAAATAGAGGTTGATGAAGAGTTTATTGATGAGGAGTTAGAGAGAGATATGGCAATAGTTAGAGATGTCGTTGATGCAATCTACAGAGGAAGGGATAGGATAAAATACACCTTAAGATACCCATTGAAAGAAATAACTATTGCTGGTGGAGAAGAGGTTAAAAAAGCTGTAGAGAGATTTGAATACATAATAAAAGAGCAAGGTAATGTTAAAAATATCAAATTTGGAGAGGTTGAAGGTAGCAAGTATATAATAAAGCCAAACTACAGAGAGTTAGGTAAGAGATATAGAAGTGAGGTTCCAAAGGTTGTTGAGGCATTAAATAAAGCAGATGCTAAGGAGTTGATGGAGAGGTTGAAAGAAGGAGCTGTAATATTAGATGGATATGAGATTAAGCCAGAATATGTTGAAATTAGATTGGAAATTCCTGAACATATAGCAGGAGTTGAATTCTCAAAGGGAACTGTCTTTATAAATACCGAGATTACTGATGATTTGATAAAAGAGGGGCTAATGAGAGAGGTTATAAGAAGAATCCAAGCTATGAGGAAGGATATGGATTTAGATATTGAGGAGAAGATTAAAATTAAAGTTGAGGGCATTGACTTAGATGAATTTAAGGAGATTATTGAGAGGGAAGTTAGAGGTCAGTTTGTTGATGAGATAAAGGCAGATTACGAAAAAGATTGGGAGATAAAAACACCAAATGGAGAGAAATACAACGTTAAAATTGCTATTGAGAGAATAAATAAATAA
- a CDS encoding RNA ligase partner protein, whose translation MQKQRFCLDTSAFTEPSVRKALGVKTVTELTDKVMDLIAEARIKLNISCHIPYPTVYNELMGFLENENCPRDVIVKVDTWLVKKTPNRYEIKIPSEIFYEYVKDLRERINKGMRIGEEHIIKATDMVYELSKKHPEMGKNEIINKVLSKTINTFRNKYRSALRVGTLDSAPDLDVLLLAKELDAAVVASDGGIEKWAQRLGLRFVDASDFPFMLEEYLKHNDRHLRIKY comes from the coding sequence ATGCAAAAACAGAGATTCTGCTTAGACACAAGTGCTTTTACTGAACCGTCAGTTAGGAAAGCGTTAGGGGTTAAAACAGTTACTGAACTAACAGATAAGGTTATGGATTTGATAGCTGAGGCAAGGATAAAGTTAAATATATCTTGTCACATTCCATATCCAACTGTATATAATGAATTGATGGGATTTTTGGAGAATGAGAATTGTCCGAGAGATGTTATAGTTAAAGTTGATACATGGCTTGTTAAAAAAACCCCAAACAGATATGAGATAAAAATCCCTTCAGAGATTTTTTATGAATATGTTAAAGATTTGAGAGAAAGAATTAACAAAGGGATGAGGATTGGAGAGGAGCATATAATAAAAGCCACAGACATGGTTTATGAGTTATCAAAAAAACATCCAGAAATGGGTAAAAATGAAATCATAAATAAAGTGTTATCAAAAACAATAAATACCTTTAGAAATAAATATAGAAGTGCTTTGAGAGTGGGAACTTTAGATAGTGCCCCTGATTTAGATGTGTTATTGTTAGCCAAGGAGTTAGATGCTGCGGTAGTGGCAAGTGATGGAGGCATTGAAAAATGGGCTCAGAGGCTGGGCTTGAGATTTGTTGATGCTTCTGATTTTCCATTTATGCTTGAGGAATATTTGAAACATAATGATAGACATTTGAGGATAAAATACTAA
- a CDS encoding monovalent cation/H+ antiporter subunit E, which translates to MRLLGVIGYLAVLIKAICESWVDVVKRSINGEIHPQVIEIESIINNPTGLVLLSWSITATPGTLVIDLIPEERKLKVAVISPRSREDIVPFEPYIKKIFD; encoded by the coding sequence ATGAGATTATTAGGAGTTATTGGTTATTTGGCTGTTTTAATTAAAGCAATATGCGAATCTTGGGTTGATGTAGTTAAAAGAAGCATAAATGGGGAAATACACCCTCAAGTTATAGAGATAGAATCAATTATTAATAATCCTACTGGCTTAGTTTTGCTGTCATGGTCTATAACCGCCACGCCAGGAACTTTAGTTATTGATTTAATTCCAGAAGAGAGGAAATTAAAAGTAGCAGTTATAAGTCCAAGAAGTAGGGAAGATATTGTTCCATTTGAGCCATATATTAAGAAAATTTTTGATTAA